In the Oryza glaberrima chromosome 6, OglaRS2, whole genome shotgun sequence genome, one interval contains:
- the LOC127775589 gene encoding AT-hook motif nuclear-localized protein 10-like has translation MQGGAMSAAATATASEAAAYGGVGMSKSGALQPQPPHGAAAAVRLAYTHDGTAVYKHTPAAPVYQTPAAVAAPSPPVRGNGGAPASAEQHKRKRGRPRKYAVTDVPLAVVPPSPPKAAAAAGAGAAQSPATPTLPPGFSSGLAAYGGAAASQPAPRQAPPASGRVLPHKKRGRPPGSGNKQQQRPQHKKATAPGSSVIGLKPSVITVQVGEDVVSRVMSFTKNGWAVCVLSANGAVSNMTLRQAGSSGATTVNYEGHFEILSLSGSYLLSESVGLSSRAGGLSVSLAGPDGRVLGGGVAGPLNAATPVQVVIGSFLADVKGHKQAMPSGAPYPGVSTPTSRGTPSGSSGGPGSPLNQSASGSFNTSNQQALADFPWR, from the exons ATGCAAGGAGGGGccatgtcggcggcggcgacggcgacggcgagcgaggcggcggcgtacggcggCGTGGGCATGAGCAAGAGCGGGGCCCTGCAGCCTCAGCCgccgcacggcgccgccgccgcggtgcgcCTCGCCTACACCCACGACGGCACCGCGGTGTACAAGcacacgccggcggcgccggtgtaccagacgccggccgccgtcgccgccccgtcgccgcccgtccgcGGCAATGGCGGTGCGCCCGCGTCCGCCGAGCAGCACAAGCGCAAGCGCGGCCGACCGCGCAAGTACGCCGTCACGGACGTGCCGCTCGCCGTCGTGCCACCCTCGCCGCCAAaggctgcggccgccgccggcgccggcgccgcccagtCTCCGGCGACGCCCACGCTGCCGCCGGGCTTCTCGTCGGGCCTGGCCGCGTACggaggcgccgcggcgagccAGCCGGCGCCACGTCAGGCTCCGCCGGCATCCGGGCGCGTGCTACCTCACAAGAAGAGGGGCCGGCCGCCGGGCTCCGGCAAcaaacagcagcagcggcctcAGCACAAGAAGGCAACAGCTCCAG GATCTAGTGTGATTGGATTGAAGCCTAGCGTCATCACAGTGCAAGTTGGAGAG GATGTAGTGTCCAGGGTGATGTCCTTTACTAAGAATGGATGGGCTGTTTGTGTTCTCTCAGCTAATGGTGCTGTATCCAACATGACACTGCGTCAAGCAGGTTCTTCTGGTGCAACAACAGTAAATTATGAG GGCCATTTTGAGATTCTTTCTTTGTCTGGCTCATATCTGCTGTCAGAAAGTGTTGGCCTGAGCAGTCGAGCTGGGGGACTTAGTGTTTCACTTGCTGGTCCTGACGGACGTGTTTTAGGTGGCGGAGTAGCAGGACCTCTGAATGCAGCTACACCTGTTCAG GTGGTCATTGGAAGCTTTCTGGCTGATGTGAAGGGGCACAAACAGGCCATGCCGAGTGGGGCTCCGTATCCAGGTGTGAGCACTCCAACATCCAGAGGGACTCCCAGTGGATCCTCAGGTGGGCCTGGTAGCCCCCTAAACCAAAGTGCAAGTGGCTCATTTAACACCAGCAACCAACAAGCCTTGGCTGACTTCCCATGGAGATGA
- the LOC127775593 gene encoding putative glycine-rich cell wall structural protein 1 has product MGGAPAAAVVVVLAFMAVMVVVPVFGADGGDGRVQVQSLERPVGGGGGGNGTSYNATSVAGRKDGGGGGGGGGGSSGGSSWSYGWGWGWGTDGGGGGSSGGGGGGGGGGGGGGGGGGGGGGGGGGRRCWWGCGNGRRRHKGGKEGGGGGEGRKGIRTEREREGDGGGGAGRRHGRRPSYSSSLYRVGEYARCTAATGRCRGALLVCPMQCEGPCFYDCDANCKAHCRF; this is encoded by the coding sequence atgggcggcgcgccggcggcggcagtggtggtCGTGTTGGCTTTCAtggcggtgatggtggtggtgccggTGTTTGGTGCCGATGGTGGTGACGGCCGGGTTCAGGTGCAGAGCTTGGAGCGGCcggttggtggtggcggcggcggcaatggcacgTCGTACAATGCGACCAGCGTGGCCGGCCGGAaggatggtggcggtggcggtggtggaggagggggaagcaGTGGTGGGAGTTCTTGGAGCTATGGATGGGGGTGGGGCTGGGGcactgacggcggcggcggtggaagcagtggcggcggcggaggaggaggagggggaggtggtggcggtggcggtggtggaggtggtggcggcggcggcggcggcggaagaaggTGCTGGTGGGGATGCGGCAATGGTAGACGGCGCCACAAAGGTGGcaaagaaggcggcggcggcggcgagggtcgCAAGGGCATAAGGACGGAGCGGGAgagggagggcgacggcggtggtggcgcggggaggaggcacGGGCGGCGGCCAAGCTACAGCTCGAGCCTGTACCGGGTGGGGGAGTACGCGcggtgcacggcggcgacggggcggtGCCGAGGGGCGCTGCTGGTGTGCCCGATGCAGTGCGAGGGCCCCTGCTTCTACGACTGCGACGCCAACTGCAAGGCGCACTGCCGCTTCTag
- the LOC127775587 gene encoding pyrophosphate--fructose 6-phosphate 1-phosphotransferase subunit alpha-like: MGSVAMDSDYGVPRELSALQKARALYRPDLPPCLQGTTVKVEYGDAAIAAIAADVAGAHVISHAFPHTYGQPLAHFLRKTAAVPDATVITEHPVVRVGVVFSGRQSPGGHNVIWGLHDAIKAHNANSKLIGFLGGTDGLFAQKTLEISDEVLSSYKNQGGYDLLGRTRDQIRTTEQVNAAMTACQALKLDALVIIGGVTSNTDAAQLAETFAESKCSTKVVGVPVTLNGDLKNQFVETTVGFDTICKVNSQLISNVCTDALSAEKYYYFVRLMGRKASHVALECALQSHPNMVILGEEVAASKLTIFDITKQICDAVQARAEKDKNHGVVLIPEGLVESIPELYALLQEIHGLHDKGVSVENISSHLSPWASALFEFLPPFIRKQLLLHPESDDSAQLSQIETEKLLAQLVEAEMNKRLKEGTYKGKKFNAVCHFFGYQARGALPSKFDCDYAYVLGHVCYHILAAGLNGYMATVTNLKSPVNKWKCGAAPITSMMTVKRWSRGPAASQIGKPAVHMASIDLKGKPYELLRQNSSSFLMEDIYRNPGPLQFEGPGGETKPISLCVEDRDYMGRIKQLQEYLEKVKSIVKPGCSQDVLKAALSAMASVTEMLTIMSSPSFSGQATI, from the exons aTGGGCAGCGTGGCGATGGACTCCGACTACGGCGTGCCGCGCGAGCTGTCGGCGCTGCAGAAGGCCCGCGCGCTCTACCGCCCCGACCTCCCGCCCTGCCTCCAG GGCACCACGGTGAAGGTGGAGTACGGCGACGCGGCTATCGCGGCTATcgcggccgacgtggcgggCGCTCATGTCATCAGCCACGCCTTCCCGCACACCTACGGCCAGCCGCTGGCGCATTTCCTCAGGAAGACTGCTGCTGTGCCGGATGCTACCGTCATAACAGAGCACCCTGTTGTCAG GGTTGGTGTTGTCTTCAGTGGGAGGCAGTCCCCAGGTGGGCACAATGTTATATGGGGACTCCATGATGCTATAAAGGCTCACAACGCAAACAGCAAGCTCATTGGTTTCCTTG GAGGAACTGATGGATTGTTTGCACAGAAAACTTTGGAGATCTCCGATGAGGTCCTTTCCTCTTATAAAAATCAAGGTGGTTATGATTTGCTTGGACGGACAAGGGATCAGATCAGAACAACTGAACAAGTGAATGCTGCAATGACTGCTTGCCAAGCCTTGAAGTTGGATGCTCTTGTAATAATTGGAG gTGTTACATCCAACACGGATGCTGCTCAGCTTGCTGAGACTTTTGCTGAGTCAAAGTGTTCAACAAAG GTAGTTGGTGTTCCTGTAACTCTGAATGGGGACCTTAAGAACCAGTTTGTTGAGACAACTGTTGGTTTTGATACCATATGTAAG gTGAATTCGCAGCTCATAAGCAATGTCTGCACTGATGCTCTTTCTGCTGAGAAG TATTACTACTTTGTTCGGCTGATGGGACGGAAAGCATCTCATGTGGCTTTGGAATGTGCTCTTCAATCGCATCCAAATATG GTTATACTAGGTGAGGAGGTTGCTGCATCAAAACTTACAATTTTTGATATCACGAAGCAGATATGTGACGCAGTCCAGGCAAGGGCTGAAAAGG ACAAAAATCATGGTGTTGTACTTATTCCTGAGGGACTTGTTGAAAGTATCCCTGAATTATATGCTTTGCTTCAG GAAATTCATGGGCTACATGATAAAGGTGTTTCTGTTGAGAACATATCTTCTCATCTTTCGCCTTGGGCTTCAGctctatttgaatttttgccTCCATTTATTAGGAAACag CTACTTCTTCATCCTGAATCCGATGACTCCGCTCAACTTTCTCAG ATTGAGACTGAGAAACTTCTAGCCCAATTAGTTGAAGCAGAAATGAACAAACGTCTG AAGGAAGGCACTTACAAAGGAAAGAAGTTCAATGCAGTTTGTCACTTCTTTGGCTACCAAGCCAGAGGTGCCCTACCCTCAAAGTTCGACTGTGATTATGCTTAT GTTCTTGGGCATGTATGCTATCACATCTTAGCTGCTGGCTTAAATGGCTACATGGCCACTGTGACAAATCTTAAGAGTCCTGTGAACAAGTGGAAATGCGGTGCTGCTCCTATTACT TCCATGATGACCGTAAAGCGATGGTCACGAGGACCAGCTGCCAGTCAAATTGGGAAGCCTGCTGTTCACATGGCGAGTATCGACTTAAAAGGAAAACCATATGA GTTGTTGAGACAAAACTCTTCCAGCTTCTTGATGGAAGACATCTACAGAAACCCTGGTCCTCTGCAATTTGAGGGACCAGGTGGAGAGACAAAGCCGATTTCATTGTGTGTCGAAGATCGAGACTACATGGGGAGGATCAAACAATTGCAGGAGTATTTGGAGAAG GTCAAAAGTATTGTGAAGCCTGGATGCTCCCAGGATGTCCTGAAGGCAGCGTTAAGCGCCATGGCCTCTGTGACAGAGATGCTAACCATCATGTCTTCTCCCTCTTTCAGTGGCCAAGCAACCATCTGA